Proteins encoded within one genomic window of Hevea brasiliensis isolate MT/VB/25A 57/8 chromosome 8, ASM3005281v1, whole genome shotgun sequence:
- the LOC110647712 gene encoding anaphase-promoting complex subunit 1 isoform X2: MPSGLRELTVLGEFKPFGLIAEALDGKPPDNAADKYDYFLFDPEIVRDRNEMDDADASGPALRDRCDHELFIRGNRIIWSTGSRVFKRFTSPSPVIMACWCHVGDMSDAFLCILLSDSLTVYNISGEVVSIPLPCAITSIWPLPFGLLLQPAAEGSSPAQSTFLSTSPLLGARDISRPRREIRHSPQQNATFLGAFDRVIKADTVTLSSHLILKDLLEEPQSTYIEERGKLSIMKDFDERTIWTSDRIPLMASYNKGKMQHSVWVAEVINSNLEVASGGLIDAVPAGLLAKQFSFRRIWQGKGAQTAACKIFLATDDDSAPVICFLLQEQKKLLSVRLQSLEINNEIIFDVKPDMSWSIPAIAAAPVVVTRPRVKVGLLPYTDIIVLAPENTLLLYSGKQCLCKYLLPSCLGKGRLSHNSEFSETVSIPHDLKILGLADAVEGRVNLITNNGQMFRCVLRRSPSSVLVNDCITAMAEGLSSSYYNHFLGVLWGDTDSECLSKVDYSVDSEWKSFCGVILGMCRKSSAISHKHSSSQKLSSWEFLLNSKFHMNYRKLSSITGISSGISLDVREIDSSGPNMKCEQSSEESFSGELLQESLGSLHALYENLKLDNLRKLDLELLAVLQCNIAEFLGQESYLDHYIRDFPCLFKKIGIYPKSFAQKTAPSIFRWLEHCLQFGYSSANKTDLPPLIYKDGISVLSWARKIVSFYSLLCGGKQLGKKLSSGVHCNVAIGSYGTSEELTVLAMVGERFGLQQLDSLPSGVSLPLRHVLDKCRESPPTDWPAAAYVLLGREDLALSHLTHTCKSKELETQSNVNLISMSSPYMLHLHPVTIPSAVSDTTGLESSKFEDTDSADGSMMDGMEHIFNSSTQLRYGRDLRLNEVRRLLCSARPVAIQTSINPSASDQDIQQAQLWHLAQRTTALPLGRGAFTLATISTLLTEAFTVPKLVLAGRLPAQQNATVNLDPNIRNIQELKSWPEFHNAVAAGLRLAPLQGKVSRTWIIYNKPEEPNVIHAGLLLALGLHGYLRVLIITDIYTYFTQEHESTTVGLMLGLAASYRGTMQPAISKTLYVHIPARHSSSFPELELPTLLQSAALVSLGLLYEGSVHPQTMQILLGEMGRRSGGDNVLEREGYAVSAGFALGLVALGRGEDALGFMDSLVDRLFHYIGGKEIHNERLLFLTPSADEHNRGIGQMMDGTAVNVDVTAPGAIIALSLMFLKTESEAIVSRLSIPQTYFDLQYVRPDFIMLRVIARNLIMWSRVHPSKDWILSQIPEIVKSGVEGLGDDINDIDDMDAETFVQAYVNIVAGACISLGLKFAGAKDGNVQELLYEYAVYFLNEIKPVSATSGNTSPKGLSRYVDRGTLEICLHLIVLSLCVVMAGSGHLQTFRLLRFLRNRNSADGHANYGIQMAVSLATGFLFLGGGMRTFSTSNSSIAALLITLYPRLPTGPNDNRCHLQAFRHLYVLATEARWIQTVDVDSGLPVYAPLEVTIKETEHYAETSFCEVTPCILPERAVLKSVRVCGPRYWPQVMELVPEDKPWWSFGDKNNPFNSGVLYIKRKVGACSYVDDPVGRQSLLSRAMHKVFGLTSTRACNPTVSGNSGLGAVSVDQLVSTFSSDPSLIAFAQLCCDPSWNSRSDADFREFCLQILYECISKDRPALLQVYLSLYTTVRSMIDQVTNGTFVFRDSLAISNLKLALTYNEALLSGRLTTSRGGVVQSIFLGSLRKQVEELLTSSEALKNDLCNYLNSAQWPSDEKQGERNSVLLSWYLQWCGVPGPSVIWIAMEKIKPKVFSSSSVPLLRLLFPTTHINAIGEIDKSLFSSQVSS, encoded by the exons ATGCCTTCTGGGCTTCGCGAACTCACTGTACTTGGCGAGTTCAAGCCATTTGGCTTAATCGCCGAGGCTCTCGATGGCAAGCCTCCTGATAATGCGGCCGATAAGTACGATTACTTCCTTTTTGACCCCGAAATCGTCCGAGACAGAAATGAAATGGACGACGCCGATGCCTCGGGACCCGCTCTGAGAGATCGCTGCGACCACGAGCTCTTCATTAGAGGAAACAG GATTATATGGTCCACAGGTTCACGAGTGTTCAAGAGATTCACCTCTCCCTCTCCAGTTATAATG GCATGCTGGTGTCATGTGGGTGATATGTCTGACGCTTTCCTTTGTATCTTGCTAAGTGACTCTCTAACTGTATACAACATATCAG GTGAAGTAGTATCCATTCCCCTTCCATGTGCCATTACATCAATATGGCCTCTTCCATTTGGTTTACTACTTCAGCCAGCAGCTGAAGGGAGTTCACCTGCACAATCTACTTTTTTATCCACAAGTCCTTTATTAGGTGCACGCGATATATCCCGTCCCAGAAGAGAAATTAGGCATAGTCCCCAGCAAAATGCCACCTTTTTGGGAGCATTTGATCGTGTGATCAAAGCAGATACAGTTACCTTGTCCTCACATCTGATTCTGAAAGATCTGTTGGAAGAGCCACAG TCAACATATATTGAAGAAAGAGGAAAATTAAGCATAATGAAGGATTTTGATGAAAGAACAATTTGGACAAGTGATCGAATTCCTCTAATGGCATCATATAATAAAG GAAAAATGCAGCATTCAGTGTGGGTTGCTGAAGTCATCAATTCCAACCTTGAAGTGGCAAGTGGCGGTTTAATTGATGCAGTTCCCGCTGGTTTATTAGCTAAACAATTTTCCTTTCGTAGAATATGGCAAGGGAAGGGTGCCCAGACAGCTGCTTGTAAG ATTTTTCTTGCCACTGATGATGATTCAGCTCCTGTTATTTGTTTTCTTCTTCAAGAACAAAAGAAATTGTTGTCAGTAAGGCTTCAAAGTCTTGAAATCAATAATGAGATAATCTTTGATGTTAAGCCTGACATGAGCTGGAGCATACCTGCAATTGCGGCTGCACCAGTGGTTGTAACTCGTCCAAG GGTGAAAGTGGGTCTACTGCCATATACAGACATCATTGTTTTGGCTCCAGAAAACACGCTTCTTCTTTAT TCAGGGAAGCAGTGCCTGTGCAAGTATTTGTTGCCATCTTGCTTGGGTAAAGGTCGGCTTTCACATAATTCAGAGTTTTCAGAGACAGTATCCATTCCCCATGACTTAAAGATTTTAGGATTGGCTGATGCTGTAGAGGGGCGTGTCAATCTAATAACAAATAATGGGCAG ATGTTTCGATGTGTATTACGAAGAAGTCCTTCATCTGTATTGGTGAATGATTGCATCACAGCAATGGCTGAGGGGCTCAGTTCAAGTTACTACAATCATTTCCTTGGTGTTCTTTGGGGAGACACTGACTCTGAATGTTTGTCAAAGGTTGATTATAGTGTTGATTCTGAATGGAAGTCATTTTGTGGTGTTATACTTGGAATGTGTAGAAAGTCCAGTGCAATTTCTCATAAGCATTCGAGTTCACAGAAGCTTTCGTCCTGGGAGTTCCTTCTTAACAGCAAATTTCACATGAACTACAGAAAACTTAGCTCCATTACTGGAATTTCTTCTGGAATATCACTTGATGTGAGGGAAATAGATTCTTCTGGACCAAATATGAAATGTGAGCAAAGTTCAGAAGAATCATTTTCTGGTGAGCTATTACAGGAGTCTCTGGGTTCTCTGCATGCATTATATGAAAATCTGAAACTGGATAATCTTCGCAAACT GGACTTGGAGCTTCTGGCTGTTCTACAATGCAATATTGCGGAATTTCTTGGCCAGGAGAGCTACTTAGATCATTATATTCGTGATTTTCCATGCCTTTTTAAGAAAATTGGGATATATCCTAAGTCTTTCGCTCAAAAAACTGCCCCTAGTATATTCAGGTGGCTTGAACACTGTTTGCAATTTGGTTATAGCTCTGCTAATAAAACTGATCTCCCACCTTTAATTTACAAAGACGGAATTTCTGTTCTGAGCTGGGCACGAAAGATAGTCTCCTTTTACAGTTTATTATGTGGTGGTAAACAGTTGGGCAAGAAGCTATCATCTGGTGTTCACTGTAATGTTGCTATAGGATCATATGGAACTAGTGAGGAGCTCACTGTCTTGGCAATGGTTGGGGAAAGATTTGGATTGCAACAACTTGACTCCCTGCCTTCTGGTGTATCTCTTCCTCTGCGACAT GTGTTAGATAAGTGTCGGGAATCTCCACCGACCGACTGGCCTGCAGCTGCATACGTTCTTCTAGGTCGAGAAGATCTGGCTTTGTCACATTTGACACATACCTGCAAATCTAAGGAACTTGAAACTCAATCCAATGTGAATTTAATATCAATGTCTTCACCATACATGCTTCATTTGCATCCAGTGACAATTCCTTCTGCTGTTTCTGACACAACTGGATTGGAGAGTTCAAAGTTTGAGGATACAGATTCTGCTGATGGATCCATGATGGATGGTATGGAACACATCTTCAACTCTAGTACTCAGTTGCGGTATGGTCGAGATCTCCGATTGAATGAG GTTAGACGCCTTTTGTGTTCTGCAAGACCTGTGGCTATTCAAACATCCATTAATCCAAGTGCCTCTGATCAGGATATCCAGCAG GCTCAATTGTGGCACCTGGCACAAAGGACCACCGCACTTCCCCTGGGCCGTGGGGCATTTACTTTGGCAACAATATCTACTCTCTTAACAGAG gcCTTCACTGTCCCAAAGCTTGTTTTAGCTGGTCGGTTGCCTGCCCAACAAAATGCAACT GTTAATCTGGACCCTAATATAAGGAATATACAAGAACTTAAGTCTTGGCCAGAGTTTCACAATGCTGTTGCTGCTGGACTAAGGCTGGCCCCACTTCAG GGAAAAGTGTCGAGAACATGGATTATATATAACAAACCTGAGGAACCAAATGTTATTCACGCTGGACTTCTCCTTGCTTTAGGATTACATGGATATCTCCGCGTTTTAATTATTACTGACATATATACATATTTCACACAG GAACATGAGAGCACAACTGTAGGATTAATGCTTGGCCTGGCTGCATCTTATAGGGGGACAATGCAACCAGCAATATCAAAG ACACTTTATGTGCACATACCTGCTCGACATTCTTCTTCATTTCCAGAGTTAGAATTGCCAACCCTTCTGCAG TCAGCAGCATTAGTGTCACTTGGGCTTCTTTATGAAGGATCCGTGCACCCACAGACGATGCAAATCCTTTTG GGTGAAATGGGCCGCAGAAGTGGAGGTGATAATGTACTTGAAAGAGAGGGCTATGCTGTTTCTGCAGGCTTTGCTTTGGGTCTTGTTGCATTGG GCCGAGGGGAAGATGCACTTGGTTTTATGGACAGTTTGGTTGATCGATTGTTTCACTACATTGGTGGCAAGGAAATTCATAAT GAAAGACTACTTTTCTTGACACCATCAGCTGATGAACACAATCGTGGAATTGGACAG ATGATGGATGGAACTGCTGTTAATGTTGATGTTACTGCACCTGGAGCTATAATTGCTCTTTCCCTAATGTTTTTGAAG ACTGAATCAGAGGCAATTGTATCGAGGCTTTCAATTCCTCAGACTTATTTTGATTTGCAATATGTGAGGCCTGACTTCATAATGCTTCGAGTCATAGCCCGTAATTTGATAATGTGGAGCAG GGTGCATCCCTCCAAAGACTGGATTCTGTCCCAGATTCCTGAGATTGTGAAAAGTGGTGTTGAAGGCCTTGGAGATGACATTAATGATATTGATGACATGGATGCAGAAACCTTTGTCCAGGCATATGTAAATATAGTGGCTGGAGCATGCATTTCTTTAG GTTTGAAGTTTGCTGGCGCAAAGGATGGAAATGTGCAGGAATTACTTTATGAATATGCTGTTTACTTTTTAAACGAG ATCAAGCCTGTTTCTGCTACAAGTGGAAATACTTCTCCCAAGGGATTGTCTCGCTATGTTGACCGTGGCACTTTGGAAATATGCCTTCACCTCATTGTTCTTTCCTTGTGTGTG GTTATGGCTGGTTCTGGACATCTACAAACATTTCGGTTGCTGAGATTTCTTCGGAACCGTAATTCTGCAGATGGTCATGCTAATTATGGAATTCAAATGGCT GTAAGCTTGGCAACTGGTTTCTTGTTTCTTGGGGGAGGAATGCGGACATTTTCAACAAGCAACAGTTCTATTGCTGCTTTATTAATTACTCTTTACCCACGTTTGCCTACTGGACCAAATGATAATCGCTGCCACCTTCAG GCATTTAGGCATTTATATGTCCTTGCGACAGAGGCTCGCTGGATTCAGACTGTTGATGTTGACAGTGGTTTACCTGTTTATGCTCCTCTTGAAGTTACCATTAAGGAAACTGAACATTATGCAgaaacaagtttttgtgaagttaCTCCTTGTATTTTGCCTGAACGTGCTGTT TTGAAGAGTGTACGGGTTTGTGGCCCTCGGTATTGGCCTCAAGTGATGGAGCTTGTCCCTGAAG ATAAACCTTGGTGGAGTTTTGGTGACAAGAATAACCCATTTAATTCTGGTGTTCTCTATATCAAACGAAAGGTCGGAGCTTGTTCATATGTGGATGATCCCGTAGGACGCCAATCTCTGCTGTCACGAGCAATGCATAAG GTTTTTGGTTTGACTAGTACAAGAGCATGTAATCCTACTGTCAGTGGCAACAGTGGATTGGGTGCTGTTTCAGTTGATCAGTTGGTCAGTACCTTCTCTTCTGATCCTAGCTTAATTGCCTTTGCTCAACTTTGCTGTGACCCTTCCTGGAATAGCAG ATCCGATGCTGATTTCCGGGAATTCTGTTTGCAAATATTATATGAATGCATTAGCAAAGACAGACCAGCTCTTCTACAG GTCTATTTGTCATTATACACTACCGTTAGGTCCATGATTGACCAAGTTACAAATGGTACTTTTGTTTTTAGAGACTCACTTGCTATTTCCAATTTGAAG CTTGCACTAACCTACAATGAGGCTCTTCTGAGTGGAAGATTGACCACTTCGAGAGGCGGTGTTGTTCAATCTATCTTTCTAGGGTCTCTTAGGAAGCAGGTAGAAGAGCTCCTAACATCTTCGGAGGCACTGAAGAATGATTTGTGCAACTATTTGAATTCAGCACAATGGCCCAGTGATGAGAAACAAGGAGAGAGGAATTCAGTACTTCTTTCATGGTATCTTCAATGGTGTGGAGTCCCAGGTCCGTCTGTGATCTGGATAGCAATGGAGAAAATCAAGCCCAAGGTCTTTTCATCATCTTCAGTTCCATTGTTGCGTTTGTTATTTCCAACTACTCACATCAATGCCATTGGTGAGATAGATAAATCCTTGTTTTCTTCTCAAGTCAGCAGCTGA
- the LOC110647712 gene encoding anaphase-promoting complex subunit 1 isoform X3: MPSGLRELTVLGEFKPFGLIAEALDGKPPDNAADKYDYFLFDPEIVRDRNEMDDADASGPALRDRCDHELFIRGNRIIWSTGSRVFKRFTSPSPVIMACWCHVGDMSDAFLCILLSDSLTVYNISAGEVVSIPLPCAITSIWPLPFGLLLQPAAEGSSPAQSTFLSTSPLLGARDISRPRREIRHSPQQNATFLGAFDRVIKADTVTLSSHLILKDLLEEPQSTYIEERGKLSIMKDFDERTIWTSDRIPLMASYNKGKMQHSVWVAEVINSNLEVASGGLIDAVPAGLLAKQFSFRRIWQGKGAQTAACKIFLATDDDSAPVICFLLQEQKKLLSVRLQSLEINNEIIFDVKPDMSWSIPAIAAAPVVVTRPRVKVGLLPYTDIIVLAPENTLLLYSGKQCLCKYLLPSCLGKGRLSHNSEFSETVSIPHDLKILGLADAVEGRVNLITNNGQMFRCVLRRSPSSVLVNDCITAMAEGLSSSYYNHFLGVLWGDTDSECLSKVDYSVDSEWKSFCGVILGMCRKSSAISHKHSSSQKLSSWEFLLNSKFHMNYRKLSSITGISSGISLDVREIDSSGPNMKCEQSSEESFSGELLQESLGSLHALYENLKLDNLRKLDLELLAVLQCNIAEFLGQESYLDHYIRDFPCLFKKIGIYPKSFAQKTAPSIFRWLEHCLQFGYSSANKTDLPPLIYKDGISVLSWARKIVSFYSLLCGGKQLGKKLSSGVHCNVAIGSYGTSEELTVLAMVGERFGLQQLDSLPSGVSLPLRHVLDKCRESPPTDWPAAAYVLLGREDLALSHLTHTCKSKELETQSNVNLISMSSPYMLHLHPVTIPSAVSDTTGLESSKFEDTDSADGSMMDGMEHIFNSSTQLRRLLCSARPVAIQTSINPSASDQDIQQAQLWHLAQRTTALPLGRGAFTLATISTLLTEAFTVPKLVLAGRLPAQQNATVNLDPNIRNIQELKSWPEFHNAVAAGLRLAPLQGKVSRTWIIYNKPEEPNVIHAGLLLALGLHGYLRVLIITDIYTYFTQEHESTTVGLMLGLAASYRGTMQPAISKTLYVHIPARHSSSFPELELPTLLQSAALVSLGLLYEGSVHPQTMQILLGEMGRRSGGDNVLEREGYAVSAGFALGLVALGRGEDALGFMDSLVDRLFHYIGGKEIHNERLLFLTPSADEHNRGIGQMMDGTAVNVDVTAPGAIIALSLMFLKTESEAIVSRLSIPQTYFDLQYVRPDFIMLRVIARNLIMWSRVHPSKDWILSQIPEIVKSGVEGLGDDINDIDDMDAETFVQAYVNIVAGACISLGLKFAGAKDGNVQELLYEYAVYFLNEIKPVSATSGNTSPKGLSRYVDRGTLEICLHLIVLSLCVVMAGSGHLQTFRLLRFLRNRNSADGHANYGIQMAVSLATGFLFLGGGMRTFSTSNSSIAALLITLYPRLPTGPNDNRCHLQAFRHLYVLATEARWIQTVDVDSGLPVYAPLEVTIKETEHYAETSFCEVTPCILPERAVLKSVRVCGPRYWPQVMELVPEDKPWWSFGDKNNPFNSGVLYIKRKVGACSYVDDPVGRQSLLSRAMHKVFGLTSTRACNPTVSGNSGLGAVSVDQLVSTFSSDPSLIAFAQLCCDPSWNSRSDADFREFCLQILYECISKDRPALLQVYLSLYTTVRSMIDQVTNGTFVFRDSLAISNLKLALTYNEALLSGRLTTSRGGVVQSIFLGSLRKQVEELLTSSEALKNDLCNYLNSAQWPSDEKQGERNSVLLSWYLQWCGVPGPSVIWIAMEKIKPKVFSSSSVPLLRLLFPTTHINAIGEIDKSLFSSQVSS, from the exons ATGCCTTCTGGGCTTCGCGAACTCACTGTACTTGGCGAGTTCAAGCCATTTGGCTTAATCGCCGAGGCTCTCGATGGCAAGCCTCCTGATAATGCGGCCGATAAGTACGATTACTTCCTTTTTGACCCCGAAATCGTCCGAGACAGAAATGAAATGGACGACGCCGATGCCTCGGGACCCGCTCTGAGAGATCGCTGCGACCACGAGCTCTTCATTAGAGGAAACAG GATTATATGGTCCACAGGTTCACGAGTGTTCAAGAGATTCACCTCTCCCTCTCCAGTTATAATG GCATGCTGGTGTCATGTGGGTGATATGTCTGACGCTTTCCTTTGTATCTTGCTAAGTGACTCTCTAACTGTATACAACATATCAG cagGTGAAGTAGTATCCATTCCCCTTCCATGTGCCATTACATCAATATGGCCTCTTCCATTTGGTTTACTACTTCAGCCAGCAGCTGAAGGGAGTTCACCTGCACAATCTACTTTTTTATCCACAAGTCCTTTATTAGGTGCACGCGATATATCCCGTCCCAGAAGAGAAATTAGGCATAGTCCCCAGCAAAATGCCACCTTTTTGGGAGCATTTGATCGTGTGATCAAAGCAGATACAGTTACCTTGTCCTCACATCTGATTCTGAAAGATCTGTTGGAAGAGCCACAG TCAACATATATTGAAGAAAGAGGAAAATTAAGCATAATGAAGGATTTTGATGAAAGAACAATTTGGACAAGTGATCGAATTCCTCTAATGGCATCATATAATAAAG GAAAAATGCAGCATTCAGTGTGGGTTGCTGAAGTCATCAATTCCAACCTTGAAGTGGCAAGTGGCGGTTTAATTGATGCAGTTCCCGCTGGTTTATTAGCTAAACAATTTTCCTTTCGTAGAATATGGCAAGGGAAGGGTGCCCAGACAGCTGCTTGTAAG ATTTTTCTTGCCACTGATGATGATTCAGCTCCTGTTATTTGTTTTCTTCTTCAAGAACAAAAGAAATTGTTGTCAGTAAGGCTTCAAAGTCTTGAAATCAATAATGAGATAATCTTTGATGTTAAGCCTGACATGAGCTGGAGCATACCTGCAATTGCGGCTGCACCAGTGGTTGTAACTCGTCCAAG GGTGAAAGTGGGTCTACTGCCATATACAGACATCATTGTTTTGGCTCCAGAAAACACGCTTCTTCTTTAT TCAGGGAAGCAGTGCCTGTGCAAGTATTTGTTGCCATCTTGCTTGGGTAAAGGTCGGCTTTCACATAATTCAGAGTTTTCAGAGACAGTATCCATTCCCCATGACTTAAAGATTTTAGGATTGGCTGATGCTGTAGAGGGGCGTGTCAATCTAATAACAAATAATGGGCAG ATGTTTCGATGTGTATTACGAAGAAGTCCTTCATCTGTATTGGTGAATGATTGCATCACAGCAATGGCTGAGGGGCTCAGTTCAAGTTACTACAATCATTTCCTTGGTGTTCTTTGGGGAGACACTGACTCTGAATGTTTGTCAAAGGTTGATTATAGTGTTGATTCTGAATGGAAGTCATTTTGTGGTGTTATACTTGGAATGTGTAGAAAGTCCAGTGCAATTTCTCATAAGCATTCGAGTTCACAGAAGCTTTCGTCCTGGGAGTTCCTTCTTAACAGCAAATTTCACATGAACTACAGAAAACTTAGCTCCATTACTGGAATTTCTTCTGGAATATCACTTGATGTGAGGGAAATAGATTCTTCTGGACCAAATATGAAATGTGAGCAAAGTTCAGAAGAATCATTTTCTGGTGAGCTATTACAGGAGTCTCTGGGTTCTCTGCATGCATTATATGAAAATCTGAAACTGGATAATCTTCGCAAACT GGACTTGGAGCTTCTGGCTGTTCTACAATGCAATATTGCGGAATTTCTTGGCCAGGAGAGCTACTTAGATCATTATATTCGTGATTTTCCATGCCTTTTTAAGAAAATTGGGATATATCCTAAGTCTTTCGCTCAAAAAACTGCCCCTAGTATATTCAGGTGGCTTGAACACTGTTTGCAATTTGGTTATAGCTCTGCTAATAAAACTGATCTCCCACCTTTAATTTACAAAGACGGAATTTCTGTTCTGAGCTGGGCACGAAAGATAGTCTCCTTTTACAGTTTATTATGTGGTGGTAAACAGTTGGGCAAGAAGCTATCATCTGGTGTTCACTGTAATGTTGCTATAGGATCATATGGAACTAGTGAGGAGCTCACTGTCTTGGCAATGGTTGGGGAAAGATTTGGATTGCAACAACTTGACTCCCTGCCTTCTGGTGTATCTCTTCCTCTGCGACAT GTGTTAGATAAGTGTCGGGAATCTCCACCGACCGACTGGCCTGCAGCTGCATACGTTCTTCTAGGTCGAGAAGATCTGGCTTTGTCACATTTGACACATACCTGCAAATCTAAGGAACTTGAAACTCAATCCAATGTGAATTTAATATCAATGTCTTCACCATACATGCTTCATTTGCATCCAGTGACAATTCCTTCTGCTGTTTCTGACACAACTGGATTGGAGAGTTCAAAGTTTGAGGATACAGATTCTGCTGATGGATCCATGATGGATGGTATGGAACACATCTTCAACTCTAGTACTCAGTTGCG ACGCCTTTTGTGTTCTGCAAGACCTGTGGCTATTCAAACATCCATTAATCCAAGTGCCTCTGATCAGGATATCCAGCAG GCTCAATTGTGGCACCTGGCACAAAGGACCACCGCACTTCCCCTGGGCCGTGGGGCATTTACTTTGGCAACAATATCTACTCTCTTAACAGAG gcCTTCACTGTCCCAAAGCTTGTTTTAGCTGGTCGGTTGCCTGCCCAACAAAATGCAACT GTTAATCTGGACCCTAATATAAGGAATATACAAGAACTTAAGTCTTGGCCAGAGTTTCACAATGCTGTTGCTGCTGGACTAAGGCTGGCCCCACTTCAG GGAAAAGTGTCGAGAACATGGATTATATATAACAAACCTGAGGAACCAAATGTTATTCACGCTGGACTTCTCCTTGCTTTAGGATTACATGGATATCTCCGCGTTTTAATTATTACTGACATATATACATATTTCACACAG GAACATGAGAGCACAACTGTAGGATTAATGCTTGGCCTGGCTGCATCTTATAGGGGGACAATGCAACCAGCAATATCAAAG ACACTTTATGTGCACATACCTGCTCGACATTCTTCTTCATTTCCAGAGTTAGAATTGCCAACCCTTCTGCAG TCAGCAGCATTAGTGTCACTTGGGCTTCTTTATGAAGGATCCGTGCACCCACAGACGATGCAAATCCTTTTG GGTGAAATGGGCCGCAGAAGTGGAGGTGATAATGTACTTGAAAGAGAGGGCTATGCTGTTTCTGCAGGCTTTGCTTTGGGTCTTGTTGCATTGG GCCGAGGGGAAGATGCACTTGGTTTTATGGACAGTTTGGTTGATCGATTGTTTCACTACATTGGTGGCAAGGAAATTCATAAT GAAAGACTACTTTTCTTGACACCATCAGCTGATGAACACAATCGTGGAATTGGACAG ATGATGGATGGAACTGCTGTTAATGTTGATGTTACTGCACCTGGAGCTATAATTGCTCTTTCCCTAATGTTTTTGAAG ACTGAATCAGAGGCAATTGTATCGAGGCTTTCAATTCCTCAGACTTATTTTGATTTGCAATATGTGAGGCCTGACTTCATAATGCTTCGAGTCATAGCCCGTAATTTGATAATGTGGAGCAG GGTGCATCCCTCCAAAGACTGGATTCTGTCCCAGATTCCTGAGATTGTGAAAAGTGGTGTTGAAGGCCTTGGAGATGACATTAATGATATTGATGACATGGATGCAGAAACCTTTGTCCAGGCATATGTAAATATAGTGGCTGGAGCATGCATTTCTTTAG GTTTGAAGTTTGCTGGCGCAAAGGATGGAAATGTGCAGGAATTACTTTATGAATATGCTGTTTACTTTTTAAACGAG ATCAAGCCTGTTTCTGCTACAAGTGGAAATACTTCTCCCAAGGGATTGTCTCGCTATGTTGACCGTGGCACTTTGGAAATATGCCTTCACCTCATTGTTCTTTCCTTGTGTGTG GTTATGGCTGGTTCTGGACATCTACAAACATTTCGGTTGCTGAGATTTCTTCGGAACCGTAATTCTGCAGATGGTCATGCTAATTATGGAATTCAAATGGCT GTAAGCTTGGCAACTGGTTTCTTGTTTCTTGGGGGAGGAATGCGGACATTTTCAACAAGCAACAGTTCTATTGCTGCTTTATTAATTACTCTTTACCCACGTTTGCCTACTGGACCAAATGATAATCGCTGCCACCTTCAG GCATTTAGGCATTTATATGTCCTTGCGACAGAGGCTCGCTGGATTCAGACTGTTGATGTTGACAGTGGTTTACCTGTTTATGCTCCTCTTGAAGTTACCATTAAGGAAACTGAACATTATGCAgaaacaagtttttgtgaagttaCTCCTTGTATTTTGCCTGAACGTGCTGTT TTGAAGAGTGTACGGGTTTGTGGCCCTCGGTATTGGCCTCAAGTGATGGAGCTTGTCCCTGAAG ATAAACCTTGGTGGAGTTTTGGTGACAAGAATAACCCATTTAATTCTGGTGTTCTCTATATCAAACGAAAGGTCGGAGCTTGTTCATATGTGGATGATCCCGTAGGACGCCAATCTCTGCTGTCACGAGCAATGCATAAG GTTTTTGGTTTGACTAGTACAAGAGCATGTAATCCTACTGTCAGTGGCAACAGTGGATTGGGTGCTGTTTCAGTTGATCAGTTGGTCAGTACCTTCTCTTCTGATCCTAGCTTAATTGCCTTTGCTCAACTTTGCTGTGACCCTTCCTGGAATAGCAG ATCCGATGCTGATTTCCGGGAATTCTGTTTGCAAATATTATATGAATGCATTAGCAAAGACAGACCAGCTCTTCTACAG GTCTATTTGTCATTATACACTACCGTTAGGTCCATGATTGACCAAGTTACAAATGGTACTTTTGTTTTTAGAGACTCACTTGCTATTTCCAATTTGAAG CTTGCACTAACCTACAATGAGGCTCTTCTGAGTGGAAGATTGACCACTTCGAGAGGCGGTGTTGTTCAATCTATCTTTCTAGGGTCTCTTAGGAAGCAGGTAGAAGAGCTCCTAACATCTTCGGAGGCACTGAAGAATGATTTGTGCAACTATTTGAATTCAGCACAATGGCCCAGTGATGAGAAACAAGGAGAGAGGAATTCAGTACTTCTTTCATGGTATCTTCAATGGTGTGGAGTCCCAGGTCCGTCTGTGATCTGGATAGCAATGGAGAAAATCAAGCCCAAGGTCTTTTCATCATCTTCAGTTCCATTGTTGCGTTTGTTATTTCCAACTACTCACATCAATGCCATTGGTGAGATAGATAAATCCTTGTTTTCTTCTCAAGTCAGCAGCTGA